The Fibrobacter sp. UWB16 genomic interval CACCGCACCGCTGAACCAGTTCAGATTGCGGTTCGCCTTCGGCGATGTCAAAAGGAACTTCTTCACTGTTCCTGCTAAAAGCGCAATGCTCCCAAATACAATCATCGTTGCCAAGATAAATTCACCGCCGAAAATGGCCATCTGCAAGCTCGGGTGGATTGGACGGTCCAAGCGCACCGCCGGCGGAATCAGCGAAAGCACAAAAAGAATCACCTTCGGGTTCGTGAGATTCATGATAATGCCACGCATGTAAAGGCTACGCGCACTTGTCATTCCCAGCCCCGACCGGGAATCTCCATCCATCTTAACAACGCCGGCTTTCACCCCGAAACTCTTGTACGCGAGATGGAGCAGATATGCCGCGCCAAGGCACTGGATGACGAAAAACGCCGTCGGGCTAGCCGCAATCAACGCCGAAACGCCCGCCACAAGCAGGCAAGTATGTATGGCAATTCCTGTGCAAAGCCCAAGAATAATGCAAAAACCAAGACGCGCCCCGTAGGTAGCGCTCTGGGCAAGCACAAAAAGGTTATCTGGTCCAGGAGCAATCCCAATGACAAGCGCAGCGATAAAAAATTCAAGCATTACAGTTTACTCAAGAAAGCGTCCACGTCGAGGTCTGCAAGGTCTTTTTGCAATGCGTCAAGTTCATCATCCGTAATTGAAGTGTGATTTTGCTCACGTTCGTCGGCACGTGCATTCGAGACATCGACAAGCTTTTTGAGTGCATTGGCCACCTCGCCAACCGTGCCATCCTGGCGCATCACGACGTTCAAAACCTTCGAAAGTTTTTCACGCAATTTCGAGAACTCTTCGCGGTCTAACTCAGATACTTCCCCATGATAGCACATCAAGGGGGTCTGGCATCTAGCACACGGAAACACCATCATATTCGAGAAGTCTCCGTCTATTTGGACCTTAAATTTTGTTCCGCAATGCGGGCATTCGATATCCATTTCACTCATATTCTAAAATCTAGAATTTTTTACAATTCCTAGCCAACATAACTACAATATTTTATCTTTACGGAGTCCATCTCGTTTTGTGAACCCGTTATTTTTATCTCATATTTCCTAACCACTGTTTACTAACCACTAATCACTAGTCAAACATGCTTTGCCACTGGCTATATCAAACAACAAACATTGACCTTTTTGACGGTCGTCTGTTCCGTGCGGGTGTTGCCGCCATGCTTTCCATCATCCTGGTGCTCTTCTTCATGCCGAAGTACATACGCTTCTTGCAGAGATTGGACGCCACGAGCGATTTCGACAAGGACGGAAAGACAAAATCTCCTCCGATTATGGGTGGCCTCCTCCTCGTGATTGTCGTTGAAATTGTTTCACTGCTCGTTTGCCAGATGAACGGCTACACCATCTCGACTCTCGTGATTTTGGCACTGTTCAGCGCCGTGGGCGCCACCGACGATATGGCCAAGGTCCGCGCCAAGCGCCTCGTGAACCAAGGCAAGCTCAAAGCCGCCGAATACATGGACAAGGCGGACGGCATTTCCAGCTCTCTTAGACTTTTCCTCTACTTCTTGTTTAGCTTTGTCGTCGCCGTTTTCTGCTACAAGTTTATCCCCGAACTCAAGGGCGATTTGACCATTCCGTTCTGCCCGATTGACGTATTCCAGATTCATCTTCCCAACTGGATTTTCGTTGCCTTCATGACGTTTGTCATCGCCGCATCCGCTAACGGTACAAACTTCACGGACGGTCTCGACAGCCTCGTTTCTGTACCAATCCTCACCAGCATGGTGTTCGTTGGACTCGTCGCTTACGTGAGTGGCAACTTCATCTTTAGCCAGTACTTGAGCGTGCCGTACCTCCCCGGCTGCGACGAACTCTTCCCGCTCGCCACCGCCATCGCAGGCGCACTGCTCGCATACCTGTGGTTCAATAGCCCTCCGGCTGAAATCTACATGGGTGACGCAGGTTCCGTCGGCTTCGGCGCAGCCATCGGCATCATGTTCATCTTGGTGCAGGCAGGACTCTTCCTCCCCATCGTATGCATCATCATCATCGCCGAAGCTTGCTCTGTTTTGATGCAAATTACATGGTTCAAGATTACCAAGAGAACGACCGGCACCGGCAAGCGCATTTTCCTTTGCGCCCCGCTCCACCACCACTACCAAAAGAAGTGGGACGGACGCTTCCCGAGCAAGCCGCTCATGAACTCCAAGATTGTGTGGCGCATGCACCTCGTGAGCATCTTCGCCCTCATCTTTAGCATGGTCGTGTTCTTCGGTATTAGATAGTATGCGGCTTCGCCGCAGTTACTAGTTATCAGTTAATAGTTACTAGGAAAGCCCCAACCGCAAATACAGAACTTGTCATGCCCGCCGGAGCCTGTGCTGAGCGCAGTCGAAGTAAGCGGGCATCTCCTTTTTATTATATTACATCGCATGAATATTATCGAAACTTTGAACGCAGCAGGTCAGCAAGAACTGGCCCAACATTTGGAATCCTTGACGGGTGATGCCCACGCAAATTTGGAACGCGATATTTTGAGCCAGGACTGGCAAGAACTCAAGGCTTTGCATGCCGAAAAATCCGCCGCCAGCTTGAGCGACAACGTTTCTGCCGACCTCACTCCGATGCCGTGGAAACTTGCAACAGACGATCTCCGTTACGACTTCTGGAAAGAAACAGGTGAAATTCTCCTCGGTCAAGGCAAAGTTGCCGCATTCCTCGTAGCAGGCGGTCAAGGTTCTCGTCTCGGTTTCGATGGTCCGAAGGGCATGTTCGATATCGGTCTCCCAAGCCACAAAAGTTTGTTCCAGTTGCAGGCCGAACGTTTGCGCAATTTGGGCGCCCGCGTGGGTCACGCCATCCCGTGGTGCATCATGACAAGCCCCCTGAACCACGAAGCGACGGTCAACTTTTTCAACGAAAACAATTTCTTTGGATTAAACCGCGAAGATATCCGATTCTTCCAGCAGGGAACGATTTGCGCCCTCACCGCAGACGGCAAGGCTGTCCGCGATGGCGAAGACCATTTGGCGCTTGTGCCCGATGGAAACGGCGGTTGCTTCCGCGCCCTCGCCCAGAGCGGAACGCTCGCTTGGCTTGTGGAACGCGGCGTGCAATACGTGTTCCTCTACAGCGTCGATAACGCCCTCTGCCGCATTTGCGACCCGGCATTCATTGGCGCCCTCGCCGAAAAAGGCACGATTCTCAGCGCATCGAAGGTCGTCCACAAGGCTGGTCCGAACGAAAAAGTCGGCATTTTCGCCTTCCAGAACAAGAAGCCAGGCGTTGTCGAATACAGCGACCTTCCGGAAAACTTCCGCGACATGACGAATGCAGATGGCAGCCTCACGTTCGATGGCGGCAACATCGCGATTCACTTGTTTAAAATCAGCGGACTTCGCAAGTTGCAGACAAGCAAACTTCCGTGGCATACCGCCCGCAAAACCGTTTGCGGCATCGAAAAGTGCTTCAAGTTTGAACAGTTCCTCTTTGACGCATTCCCGCAGCTCGGTTCCATGCTCCCGTTCGGCGTCGTGCGCGAAGAAGAATTCAGCCCGGTCAAGAACGCCGAAGGCAACGATTCTCCGAAGACGGCTCGCATCATGATTGGCAAGCTTCACCGCGAATGGCTCCGCAAGGCGCACGTCAAAATTGATGAGAAGAAGTTATACGAAATTTCGCCGACGATTAGCTACGCTGGCGAAGGCCTCAAGCAGAGCATCTTCGACCGCGAACTCGGAAGAAACATCCTGGAATTTGAAGAGGATTAACCAGGCGTCAGCCTGTCATTC includes:
- a CDS encoding LysE family translocator, which codes for MLEFFIAALVIGIAPGPDNLFVLAQSATYGARLGFCIILGLCTGIAIHTCLLVAGVSALIAASPTAFFVIQCLGAAYLLHLAYKSFGVKAGVVKMDGDSRSGLGMTSARSLYMRGIIMNLTNPKVILFVLSLIPPAVRLDRPIHPSLQMAIFGGEFILATMIVFGSIALLAGTVKKFLLTSPKANRNLNWFSGAVFVFLAVALFMV
- the mraY gene encoding phospho-N-acetylmuramoyl-pentapeptide-transferase → MLCHWLYQTTNIDLFDGRLFRAGVAAMLSIILVLFFMPKYIRFLQRLDATSDFDKDGKTKSPPIMGGLLLVIVVEIVSLLVCQMNGYTISTLVILALFSAVGATDDMAKVRAKRLVNQGKLKAAEYMDKADGISSSLRLFLYFLFSFVVAVFCYKFIPELKGDLTIPFCPIDVFQIHLPNWIFVAFMTFVIAASANGTNFTDGLDSLVSVPILTSMVFVGLVAYVSGNFIFSQYLSVPYLPGCDELFPLATAIAGALLAYLWFNSPPAEIYMGDAGSVGFGAAIGIMFILVQAGLFLPIVCIIIIAEACSVLMQITWFKITKRTTGTGKRIFLCAPLHHHYQKKWDGRFPSKPLMNSKIVWRMHLVSIFALIFSMVVFFGIR
- a CDS encoding UTP--glucose-1-phosphate uridylyltransferase, translating into MNIIETLNAAGQQELAQHLESLTGDAHANLERDILSQDWQELKALHAEKSAASLSDNVSADLTPMPWKLATDDLRYDFWKETGEILLGQGKVAAFLVAGGQGSRLGFDGPKGMFDIGLPSHKSLFQLQAERLRNLGARVGHAIPWCIMTSPLNHEATVNFFNENNFFGLNREDIRFFQQGTICALTADGKAVRDGEDHLALVPDGNGGCFRALAQSGTLAWLVERGVQYVFLYSVDNALCRICDPAFIGALAEKGTILSASKVVHKAGPNEKVGIFAFQNKKPGVVEYSDLPENFRDMTNADGSLTFDGGNIAIHLFKISGLRKLQTSKLPWHTARKTVCGIEKCFKFEQFLFDAFPQLGSMLPFGVVREEEFSPVKNAEGNDSPKTARIMIGKLHREWLRKAHVKIDEKKLYEISPTISYAGEGLKQSIFDRELGRNILEFEED